One Mya arenaria isolate MELC-2E11 chromosome 5, ASM2691426v1 genomic window carries:
- the LOC128235994 gene encoding inactive C-alpha-formylglycine-generating enzyme 2-like, with product MVCEKLPRHTQTVTINHYFAGVQYPWGDKYKKLRMNVWQGRFPDVDSGADGWKGLSPVDAFPAQNNNSMHDMLGNVWEWTNTRYYERVVDRKLQDLKYVLKGGSYMDTRDGAYNYVVRTANRMGQAPTYTAHNVGFRCAASAPHLVKRQRKLDPRYRKEPETTRRPPKLHRVEEMAHPPPGRKNRQRKEEL from the exons atggtgtgcgaaaaacTGCCCCGGCACACACAAACTGTAACTATAAATCATTACTTTGCAGGAGTTCAATACCCATGGGGAGACAAATATAAGAAGCTCCGTATGAATGTGTGGCAG GGCAGGTTCCCGGACGTTGACAGTGGTGCCGACGGGTGGAAGGGATTATCCCCCGTCGACGCGTTTCCAGctcaaaacaataaca GTATGCACGATATGCTTGGAAACGTCTGGGAATGGACGAACACCCGCTACTACGAACGCGTGGTGGACCGGAAGTTGCAGGATTTGAAATATGTGCTCAAAGGTGGCTCCTACATGGACACAAGGGATGGTGCCTACAATTACGTTGTCCGCACTGCCAATAG gatgGGCCAAGCACCGACGTATACTGCTCATAACGTCGGCTTCCGGTGCGCAGCCAGCGCTCCACATCTGGTAAAGCGCCAACGGAAGTTGGATCCACGCTACCGGAAGGAGCCAGAGACAACACGGCGTCCACCAAAACTTCATAGAGTAGAGGAAATGGCGCATCCCCCTCCTGGCAGAAAAAACAGGCAGCGAAAAGAGGAATTGTGA